Genomic window (Capricornis sumatraensis isolate serow.1 chromosome 1, serow.2, whole genome shotgun sequence):
AAAACATATGTAAAACATGTCTTCATatgaaaaatataagtaaatcatatatatatatgtatgttataaaatatatagacaaAGTTTCTCCATTGTGTTTTCCAGTATTTATGAATTAATAAGTACTTGTGGGatgattcagtggtaaaaaatctgcctgcaatgcaagagtcatgggttcaatccctgggtagggaagatcccttgaagtagaaaatggcaacccactccagtattcttgcatggagaattccatggacagaggagcctggcgcactgcagtccatggggttgcagagttggacatgactgtgaagctgagcatgcatgcaaagtacCCACAcacatattaaattttataattctcAATTATTTATTGATTAGGATTGAACAAGGAaggaaatttcatataaaaatctACTTAACTGAAATTATTAATGATTGTTATTTATATCGTCTGTATTCAAGATCCAGTTTTTTGGCCGTTTTGGATTCCCTCTCAAAACTAAATATCCCACAATTGGTAGAGAGTTAAGTGCTCtcaagttaaatgagcaggattTCTAGATAAGGTCAATTCTAATCACCCTAATAACAAAGAGAAAGCAATTTTAAATATGGAATTTTCTGACAGTACCAATATATTTATTATCAATacaaaatttgtaaaataaaatttaaaattgaagTCTCCTTTTCATACACAGTCTATAggaaaataaactgaataaataaaggtTATCAGGACAGATAACCTCAGGGCACAACAGTTAAAACACTCACTCCTGAGTCTCTGAGCCTTTCTCTTTACAGCTTCCCCTCACTATCTGAAAGTTGAACATTcctatgaaaacttttaaaagctGAAATGGCATAAACTGAAGAAGCTACTACCTTAGGACCCATCTTCCTAACAGATGcacaaaataaatcaagataaagTACAGATGTTCACAAACACAATTCAGAGCTATGATGACTTAATGTTGAAAAGATAGATATAGTTCCCTGAGGAAGGAGCTTGGTGGCGTCACTCTGGGTGCTGGGGGTATGTGTTGTCTCTATAATTGCTTGCTGCAAAAGAAATGCTGAGCACTGCTTTTGCCTTTTTATTGGTAATAGCAAAATCCCTCTTCAGATCTCACTCAGTTATTAATATAGTTCTTTCACACAAGAGAAGGGGCAGTAAAGCAAACTTTTGAATAGAGGGGCACACCTGTATTTCCTTTTTGGTCTTTCTTGGATACTGCCTCTCTCAGATACTTCCTTGTCAGCTCTTCCTTGGGTTATCTTTCCTATACTTATCCATCTATGCCTCTGATATTTTCCATCTATTACCACCTCTCTGCTGTTTTCCTTTCATCAATATATACTGCCTTCCcacttttcctgtttcttttctcctctcaaCTCCTTCTTCTCCCATGTTTTGAAAACTTTCATTAAAATGttctaggaaaaaagaaaaccctgtaAGTGTCTAGGAGAAGTACAGAAATGCCAATGGTTCTCTACCTTTCTTGGGATACTCCATACCCTTCCACCCACTCATTTCTCATTCACTTCTTAACCATTGTCTGGCCTCAACTCAATCACAAAATGCAAGTGGCTCTCACTAAAACCACTAAAAATCCCTTAATTTTCACACTCAGTGAAACCTGATCATCCTTTGTCCTGTTAGACCATGTGTTTTGGCGTTTGACATGTCCTCCTGTCCTTCTTGTAGTTCTTTTTGaatatcttttctctctttaagtTCACGACACTCAGCTTTCCAATTTCCTTCCTACTTTTTGGCTTAGAACTCTTTTCTGGTCTCTCCCAAGTCTTTCTCTGTTGTGAACTAGGACTCTTGGTTACCATAGAAAATGAGTTGATTGAATGGAAATGGCTCTaacatagaaatgcaagtgagaACGGAGAAATTGTGTGAAAAAACAATCTGGAACAGAGGAAGGAAGCAAAGGAGCCAATCGACGGCCAAAATCATGTTCCAACACCAGCTCAATGAAACCTGATGTCACTACTGTTGAATTTGGAATGCCAGCTGACACAATGCCACGGCCATGGATGCAGGATGCATTTGCTGGAGTCTTGATATCACTGTCTTTGCAACCAATATTCTCTTTTGTTCCTGtaccttttctctttatttccataTTCTAAATGGAGGTTTTGTGGATTTGGTTTGCAAAATCTAGATCAAATTCTCTCACTCTGTGtgcaacagaaatgaaaaagtcaGATTCTAGCTTTGttggcttcttttttaaaattaatttttattggtatatagttgatttacaatgttgcgttagtttctgctgtacagcaaagtgaatcggttaTACATACGCATATACctagtcttttaaaattcttttcccatatagatcattatgGCCATCATCTTTTGGCTTCTTGAATGGGTCATACCTCTACTAGCCACCAAGACTATGTGGCAGAAAAAGCGATCAGATGTTGGCTAGCAAACATATGCTGTGTATCCACTGTTTAGCCTCTTTAATATAACTTCCTCAAGTTTCTTTCCATGTCCTTCTTTATGCACACTCTTCAATTGATAGGTTATTAGTAAATATGCCTTCAGCTACTCCCCAAACTCCTAAGACATTACTTATATTAAGGTATAGTAGACTCATATTACTAAGTACATCTCCTCTTAATGTTCAGAGGATGCTCGCTCCACAAACTGGCCTTTGCAGCTGAGATCTTGATTTCAATTTTTGATGATTATCTTGTCAGTCACTGCAtacctcctctctccttcactaACCCACCCCTTCATATCTAATGTCAACAGGTCCTAGTGACTGAACTTTGAATTCTTTTGCGTctatctctttgtctctctcataACTACCAAAGTTATATTGCCAATGGACTAGGCACTATACATGCATTTGAATCACTTGTGgagcattttttaaagtacagattGTTAGAACTCCATATTGATCCACTGAATAAATTTCTACAGTAATATCTCACAATATATATCCTGCATTAAAAAGTTCCACAAACAATTCTGATGGATAATCTGGTTAGAAATCCCCTGGACAATAGCAACATCTCCTGAAGAGTATCCCTGACCCCAGCTTCTCCTCCATGACATCTATTTTCTGCACTAATGAAAAACTAGATTAAAATACTCTCCAGTGTCTCTCCCTGTCTTGAAAACTTTTGCTATGTACATATTACCTGAAGCAAAGTGTTCAAGATCCTTCACACAGTATTCAATTCATTTTATAATCTTGCTTCTTTTAAACATCTGTTCCCTTGACTGATAATCCATGTCCCAGAGTCAGCATTTCCCTACCACAGTCTATCAAGTCCCCACAAATTTAGCAAATGGTTAGAATGTCTCTTTTATgtaaatttattaatttcagcACATTATTTGAACTGAAATTATTGTACTGACTGGCAACTCTTCAGATCCCCCAAATAGTTTATTATAGTAATATTTTATGAAAGTAAAAGGACATTCTGGTAGAAGTATGATTTATTTTGACTCCACTTTCCAAGCTTTCAATTCATAAAACCCTAGTGAatgttctttcttcatttttttgcattttatttcaggAGACTTCCAGTGAAgatatggaaaaggaaaatataacatTGCTGACAGAGTTTGTCCTCACAGGACTTAAATATCAACCACAGTGGCAAATCCCCTTGTTCCTGGTATTCTTGGTGATATACCTCATCACCATTGTGGGGAACCTTGGACTTATTGCTCTCATCTGGAATGACTCTCAACTTCACATCCCCATGTACTTATTCCTTGGGAGTTTGGCACTTGTGGATACTTCCATATCATCCACAGTGACTCCCAAGATGCTGGTCAACTTCTTCATCAAAAGCAAGATGATCTCTCTCTCTGAATGCATGGTACAATTCTTTTCCTTTACAGTCAGTGCAACCACAGAATGCTTTCTCTTGGCAAGTATGGCATATGATCGCTATGTGGCCATATGCAACCCTTTACTTTATCCAGTGATTATGACGAATAGACTATGCATGCGACTGCTGGTCTCATCATTTGTAGGTGGTGTTCTTCATGCCTTTATTCATATAGGTTTTTTATTTAGATTAACCTTCTGCAGTTACAACACAATACATAACTTTTACTGTGATATTATGCCACTGTTCAAAATTTCTTGTACTGACCCTTTTATTAATATTctgatggtttttattttctctggttcAATACAGGTGTTCACCATTCTGACTGTGCTTATCTCTTATACACTAGTTctctttacaattttaaaaaagaagtctgatcaaggtataaggaaggccttctccacctgtggagcccacctcctctctgtctctttatACTATGGGCCTCTTCTCTTCATGTATATTCGTCCTGGATCCACACAATCAGATGATCACGATATGATGGACTCTCTCTTTTACACTGTCATAATCCCTTTGTTAAATCCAATTATCTATAGcctgagaaataagaaagtcatAGACTCACTGATGAAAATTTTAGAGAGGAATATTTAGGTCACATAATATCTGTTCTATTTCCACTAAAACAGTCATAAAACTGCAGATCAGATTTTGTTATGTGTTGACTAGTGTTCAAATTTTTGTAGTTATAACAGTCATTATTTTAATGACCTAACATGTTAGTTTCTAATAAATTCCTTAAAATGTCTATATCTTTTTCAAAAGCACAAGGGAATTTTAATTAAGTGTTCATATCCTACTAAAATAACTAAagcagaaaacacaggaaaacatTTTACATGCTTGTATATTCTTCAGTGTGGTTTTATAAGTGAatttattaagtatattttaagCACTAAAATAGTGCTGTACCTCTGAAAATTACTTGAGCACGATGTCTTTGATACAATATagctgtatgaaagtgaaagtcagttgctcagttgtgtctgactctgcaaccccaaggaatgcagcctgtcaggctcctctgtccatgaaattctccaggcaagaacacttcccttcctcccttctcaaggggatcttcccaacccagagatcgaacccagttTTCTATATTGTAggtgttctttaccatctgagccaccagggaagcccaatatatacaatatacctGTATAGCCTGGAGACACGTACCACATTTAACTCCACAGCAGAGGTGGGTTTGTGTTTGAGTGAACAGAGGCAAATCCCAGGAGTTCTGCTAGCCATCAAAAAGTCTTTTACTCCACTTTATTTGAAATATGTTGAATCTCACTTCTTGTGGGGACCAATTCACCAATTTCATCAATTCCAACCTAATCAGGAACACCCTCACAGAAACACCCCCAAATAATGTTTAAGTAGATATCTGGAGAGCCCATGGAttagttgacacataaaattaacaattACAAGTTCACTTGCTGTCAACTTAGTGCCCATACACATAtcttaaaattatattctatttctaaataatgataataacaaggAATAATTCCACCTAACAACTCTGCTGTACAACTCTGCTGTGTACAACTGAAAATGTATTACCTCTTCCCAAGAGTGGAGGTAAAATCCTTGAGTGAAGTTTACTATTCATTTTCTTTGATATTGGATAATACAGTGTCAAATTAACAACATTTAATTATGATAATGTAAAGTCAGTACATCTTATGTCTCATgataagaatggaaagaaaacaaacacaagtgCTATACAGACAGAAATATATTCATATCAAACTAAGAAGGAAATCTCTTGGCAATTACAATCCTCATATCTATAACTGGACGTGTGATTGTTGTTGGTATTTTAACTAACTTCTTCTACTACCCATTCTGTGTTCTTTTTGCCTTCAGCAAGCACCTGACTCAGGTGGTCATTGTTCTTCACTTGGTAGAATGACCCAAATTTCTAAAGAGTCTGGACCATTAGAACTATTGTGTGGTTTGGCCTCAAAGTTTTTCATTGGCCATAATCATGGGAATAACAATGCTAAGAGATATCCTAGAGGGTGTTGTGTATTCCAGACATACTCTTTATTACCTTTTTGTGGAGGAGTCACCTCACCCAACATAGCAATTCACTTCTTTGTCTcatgattcaaagaaatgtaaAGTCAAAGGGACTGAGTGGTAGTCTACATTCAGATCAATGGAAGAATTGTTGTCTGTCTTGGTGGAAGCAGGCTGTCCCACTAGAAGGTTTTCCCTTCACCATTGTCCTTCCTGAATGTCACAGAGAGGAGCTGCGTGCAGCAGCTGTCTACTTTCTGATGGTGCCTGCATGCCATGCAGAACCATCTGTGTCAGGCCCCAGACTTCTTGGTCAACTAATTATAAGGACACAGGCCCCAGCTGGGACACAGAAGCCTTTGTGGCAGGATTGGAGGGCGATAGCATTGGAACCACTTCTTCAAgtaatttatttttgccttcGGGGCCTTTCCTGCTTGATCAAGTATATGCTGTTTCTATCTGATGAAGGAATGCTTCTGTGCACACTGAAACTTATGGTTAGTGGGTCAGATAACATCCAATTTTTCAAAGGAAGCTGCAGTATCATAGCAAATTAGTGGTCCATggttaaacattcttttttttttgccaaggtTAACTATCAGGCCTACAGCTGTTTCTCTACAGTAGAGTAGTTATCCACAGAGGATGGCAGAACTTTGCTCAAAATTCTAAGGGCTTGTATTTAGATCTACATTCACAGGCTGAGTAAAGGCTCCAAGGAGCTGTCACTGCTGATTCAGTCTCCACAGGATCTGCTGGATATGGCCCGAGAGGCAGAGCACTGTGCGCAACAGCCTACGCACGGCACAAAGCCTTCTTTTGCTCCGAACTCCACTCAAACCTAGCAATTGGTAATGGGCTGAAATACACCAAAATAAGGATAATACTGCCTCCACAATTCACAGAGGCACATTCTGTGTTGCGCCTCTCTTTTTTAGCAAGGGCCAAATGTAACAACTTATCCTTAATCTTAGAagcgtatttttttttttttgacaagctCTATATCACTGGACACCTACatatttcactgaaataaaaGATCCCTGAACTGttgtcatatttattttctacCCCCGTCCTGCAAGTGGCTTCCTAATAAATACTATTTCCTACTCACTAAGACCAATAAGCACAATGTCATCCAGGTAACAGACTAAaatgatataatatttataaGTCATATGTTTGATAaaagacttgtatccagaatagaTGAAACAGTCCCAATActcataataaaaacaaataaaatcaacctAAAATGGGTAAGATATTTGAACACTCCATCAAAAAAGTTATAGAGATGTCAAAGAAAGATGCAAAAAGACACTCTACAAAAATTAGctactagggaaatgcaaatgaaagtaCAACAAGCTATTACTTATCAAAAtgactaaaattgaaaaaaaaaatccatactgGAAGCAGTAATACAGGTATTTGTCATCAAGGATAGACAACCAAATAGTTAGGAAGTAATTACCCAAAATTAAAGAGGACATCATACTTAAGGCAAGTGTTGGTTATGTTGAAGCTACCACTGCACATCACATTACCCACTCTATTTCTCTGTGCATTTTTCACATGATTCCTCTCTTCTATGatatttttctcctctattttggCTTTCAGCAGCAAAATTCTAAGGAAGCAGATCAATAAGTCTGTGATGCTTTTTGCTTCCCCCCATCTAGCCATCCAAGTCCCAAGTGGAGGTTAAGCATTTTCTTTTGTTACTCAGATAGCACATCAAATTATCAAAAATAAGAAAGTTAACTTTTGTTTATCTGAATGAATTACACTGAGAACTTTCTCTGctaatgcaaaaaaggaaaatctgatgatcataccaccatttcaaaatcCCATAATAGTTTTCCTTTAAATTGGGATGTAGAACAAAGTCTCTGACTTGGCCTCCAAGTTTCTGTGTTACCCATAGAAGCTGGCCTCCCTGATCCCATTTGGCTCTTCATGCAACCCTCTTTTCAGCTACATTTACTGTGTTGTGCTTCTCTAATTATCTAGGCTCTCTGATAAACTGATGATAGTCCTTCCAATAGTGAGGGTCCTGTGGACTGCACCTGTCCATATCCATATGCTTCACCTGTTATAAATGAAGATGCTCAGGTCCTAGCCCTGATCTACTGaaacagaatttgcattttatctAGACCTCCAGGAGACTCACAggcattaaagtttgagaagtactGATACAGGTCACCTCTCATTgtggtcttttgtttttcctttcctccttccccagaCCTTTGCTTAAAAAGCTTTCTCACCATATTTCAGCTTAAAGTTGGGAGTTAAGCATGTGTCTGTAACATGAGCTACAGTTTGTTTGAGGAGAACAAATTCACTTGGGGTCATGTCTTGACAGGAATCTTAGATACTAAGACCATACTGATCAAAGCACTCAGAGAGTCAACATTTATTGACAAACCGGAGTTTGCATGCACATGTCAGAAGTGTCATCTGCGGTTGAAAGTGGacataaaatgtaatttctatTGTTAAAACCAGAACAGTCTACTATGATTTCAGAGGCTGTGATGCCCCGTGGAACAACCTGGATTTCTCATACATGAACAAATCCACAATGTCCGGGAGAACAGTTTAGCTTTGGCCAAAAGTTAATCAATGGGTACTATCAGGGGAATTTTAGTCCTTCATTCCTTCTGCTTCTGGCAGAAGCACACAGTTGTACAACTGGTTAACTCATGTGTTCAAAACAAATTTATATAAAGTTATGTAAATAACATTTCCCTGAGCTTATATAATGAAGCTTCCAAAATGCAACAGTGTTCAAAGAACTGTCGCCTGTATTATTGTCATTGTAGCACTCTTAGAATATTTTCTACTTCAGAAAGCCTGAACCCTGAAAGGATCTCAGCAATTTCTAACAGATATAGGTAAGAGAGAGTGATTTTtctaatattcattatttttttatggaaGGTTAAAAtactgttaagtccataccagttctgtcctttatcgagcccatctttgcatgaaatgttcccttggtatctctaattttcttgaagagatctctagtctttcccattctgttgtattcctctatttctttgcattgatcgctgaggaaggctttcttatttctccttgctattttttggaactctgcattcagatgcttatatctttccttttctcttttgcttttcgcttctcttcttttcacggctatttgtaaggccttcccagacagccattttgcttttttgcatttcttttccatggggatggtcttgatccctgtctcctgtacaatatcacgaacctcattccatagttcatcaggcactctatctatcagatctagtctatttctcccttccactgtataatcataagggatttgatttaggtcattcctgaatggtctagtggttttccctactttcttcagtttaagtctgaatttggcaataaggagttcatgatctgagccacagtcagctcctgatcttgtttttgctgactgtatagattttctccatctttggaaggaaagattttaatcaatctgattttggtgttggccatctggtgatgttcatgtgtagagtcttctcttgtgttgttggaagagggtgtttgctatgaccagtgcattctcttagcaaaactctattaacagaagcaaaagatattaagaagaggtgacaagaatacacagaagaactgtacaaaaaagatcttcatgaccaagataatcatgatggtatgatcactcaactagagccaaacatcctggaatgtgaagtcaagtgggccttagaaagcatcactatgaacaaagctagtggagatgatggaattccagttgagctgtttcaaatcctgaaagatgatgctgtgaaagtgctgcactcaatatgccagcaaatatggaaagctcagcattggccacaggactgggaaatgtcaattttcattccaatcccaaagaaaggcaatgccaaagaatgctcaaactaccacacaattgcactcatctcacatgctagtaaagtaatgctcaaaattctccaagccattcttcagcaatatgtaaaccgtgaattttcagatgttcaagctggttttagaaaaagcagaggaaccagagatcaaattgccaacatccaatggatcatcaaaaaagcaatagagttccagaaaaacatctatttctgctttattgactatgccaaagcctttgactgtgtggatcacaataaactgtggaaaattctgaaagagatgggaataccagaccacctgacctgcctcttgagaaatctgtatgcaggtcaggaagcaacagatagaactggacatggaataacaaactggttccaaataggaaaaggagtacgtcaaggctgtatattgtcaccctgctcatttaacttctatgcagagtacatcatgagaaactctgggctggaagaagcacaagctggaatcaagattgccaggagaaatatcaataacctcagatatgcagaggacaccacccttatggcagaaagtgaagaggaactaaagagcctcttgatgaaagtgaaagaggagagtgaaaaagttggcctaaagctcaacattcagaaaacgaagatcatggcatctggtaccatcatttcatggcaagtagatggggaaacagtggaaacagtgtcagactttattttttggggctcaaaaatcactgcagatggtgactacagccatgaaattaagagacacttactccttggaaggaaagtcatgaccatcctagatagcatattgaaaagcagagacattactttgccaacaaaggtccatccagtcaaggctatggttttcccagtggtcaggtatggatgtgagagttggactgtgaagaaagctgagcaccgaagaattgatgcttttgaactgtggtgttggagaagactccaaccagtcccttggactgcaaggagatccaaccagtccattctaaaggagatcagccctgggatttctttggagggaatggtgctgaagctgaaactgcagtaatttggccacctcatgcaaagagttgacttattgggaaagactctgatgctgggagggattgggggcaggaggagaaggggacgacagaggatgagttagctggatggcatcactgactcgatgggtgtgagtttgagtgaactctgggagttggtgatggacagggaggcctggtgtgctgtgattcatgggtcgcagagtcaggcacgactgagagactgaactgaactgaactgaacgtttgTTTATCTCAATGAATTACACTGACAACTTTCTCTGTTAATGCAAAGAAGGAAAATCTGATCAttgtaccaccatttcaaaatcCCATAATAGTTTTCCTTTAAATTGGGAAATAGAACAAAGTCTCTGACCTGCTCTTCAGGGTCCTGTGTTACCCACATAAGCTGGCCTCCCTTATCCCATTTGGCTCCTCGTTGCATTCCTCTTTTCAGCTATAATAATTTTTACTTGATTTACAAAATGTCAAATTATCagttgaaaaatggaaaaaacataatgaataatctgtatattttatttttgagagtaAAATCTGGATGAGCAAAATAACTGTAAGAACATAATATACTCTTTAATTATCTGGTTAACATAATTATAATGACTCTATAGGACAAGTTTTGGTGAACTAGAACTTCAAACAAATGAGCAATAGTTTAAGGATTTAGGTCGTAATGTTTTCTGGATAAGAAATCTTTCTGATAATTgtgttcaaaatatttatttgctttaattACCCACATTTTCTGATTAAATTTTGTTAAATCACTTAAACAGTAATCTCTATTGTTTCACTCACTTCTGAcaataattttgtaatatatacctgtatacacagagacagaaaaatgCAGAATATATTTCTCCAGTGCTTTTCTCAGATTTATGACTTAATAAGTACCCACATATCAAATTgagaatttttttacttttagtgaTTTGGGATTGAGTGGAAGGACGTTTACTCGAAATAAATGTACACTTAACAACTCAATTGTTAGCACAGGATATTTATATTGCCTTTATTCAGTTCCAGTCTTTGCTCAATTTTATTTCACTAATAAAACCTGTGGAGAAGCAAATGCTGTGCATGTAAACCAGAAGGATTTCTAGAGAAAGTCAGCTCTAATCACAATAATAACAAAgtaaaagcatcttttaaaagtgaaaataacttTGAGGCAAtgctaatatatttataaattaaaagtaaaattagaatGAAAGTCTCTAATTCATACACAAATTCCGTaggaaaataaactcagaattttgagtaaaagaaaaaagaaatgtttccctGTGCGGACAATCTTTGTTGAAACCAGAGTTGATAGATATTTACCCCCTCAAACCACTGAGACTTTCCTCTTATCTTCAGCTCTTCTGTGATACTTCCTTTCTTCATTGCTTGTCTTTCCTACAATTACT
Coding sequences:
- the LOC138080002 gene encoding olfactory receptor 5H2-like — protein: MEKENITLLTEFVLTGLKYQPQWQIPLFLVFLVIYLITIVGNLGLIALIWNDSQLHIPMYLFLGSLALVDTSISSTVTPKMLVNFFIKSKMISLSECMVQFFSFTVSATTECFLLASMAYDRYVAICNPLLYPVIMTNRLCMRLLVSSFVGGVLHAFIHIGFLFRLTFCSYNTIHNFYCDIMPLFKISCTDPFINILMVFIFSGSIQVFTILTVLISYTLVLFTILKKKSDQGIRKAFSTCGAHLLSVSLYYGPLLFMYIRPGSTQSDDHDMMDSLFYTVIIPLLNPIIYSLRNKKVIDSLMKILERNI